CGGGTCGAAGCACCCGCCGTATTTCGCTCACCGCTTTTTCAAACGACGGGACATGATGGAGAACACCCATTGATGTAACAAGATCGAAATGCCCGTCAGGATAGGGAAGCTTCTCGGCATTTCCGACCAGAAAATGGCCATCTAATTTCTCTAATGAAAAGCGTCTACGGCTGAGCTCTACAGATTTTCGCGTCAGGTCGATGCCCCATACATCGGCACCGCCCCGAGCATATTTACTCAACACATACCCATTGCCGCACCCGATATCGAGAACACGCTTGCTCGAATATTCGGAAAATCCATATACCTTATCTCGCAACCAGGTGGGCTCGACTTCTTCCCGTGCCTCCTCGAAGGCCAGATAGAATTCCTCCGTCCCCGGCTCATGAGATATACCAGCGGATGCAACAGGATTTTTTTCCCAGAAGTTCTGGATTTCGCTCAGCGTCGCAGGTTCGCTCGCGGTTTGTACTGGGACTTTCTCATCGTTCATGATGGTCTTTCACATCCCCGCAGCGGCGGCGAGCTCTCGCCTGAAAGCGGCGCGTACATGTCCCGCATCGTGATTTTTTAAGGCCACTTCTTTTGCACGTAGAGCCAACCGCTTCCTCAGTTCATCGTCCGCTGCAAGCACCTTGATCGCATCAACCAGTTTATCGACACCTTGCTCGGAAA
The nucleotide sequence above comes from Nitrospinaceae bacterium. Encoded proteins:
- a CDS encoding class I SAM-dependent methyltransferase; translation: MNDEKVPVQTASEPATLSEIQNFWEKNPVASAGISHEPGTEEFYLAFEEAREEVEPTWLRDKVYGFSEYSSKRVLDIGCGNGYVLSKYARGGADVWGIDLTRKSVELSRRRFSLEKLDGHFLVGNAEKLPYPDGHFDLVTSMGVLHHVPSFEKAVSEIRRVLRP